In Triticum urartu cultivar G1812 chromosome 6, Tu2.1, whole genome shotgun sequence, the following proteins share a genomic window:
- the LOC125513609 gene encoding uncharacterized protein LOC125513609 isoform X2 produces MPSPPPSLSSLCRCLCFLLTILFLLSSARSLEEARALSVGDELVGETIPLRYGRRLYRLAELRPPAWYEIKISYPTSIPSSFSIRLVNGPNAVEDLGSKNRRLLNTEKIIFKAERTRPVYVLVMVEPEGVVAKPNVPERELALFNIVCDELLLGIPHFAWWVGAAALICIVLASIAPYFLPLHKLLNYEAAELSSVDAAKLS; encoded by the exons ATGCCATCTCCGCCGCCTTCACTCTCATCGCTATGCCGCTGCCTGTGCTTCCTCCTGACCATCCTCTTCCTGCTCTCCTCCGCGCGCAG CCTGGAGGAGGCCAGGGCCCTTAGCGTCGGCGATGAGCTGGTGGGCGAGACCATCCCGCTTCGCTACGGCCGGAGGCTCTACAGGCTCGCCGAGCTACGGCCGCCCGCGTGGTACGAAATCAAGATCTCCTACCCGACCTCC ATACCGTCCAGCTTCTCGATTCGCCTCGTGAACGGTCCTAATGCCGTTGAGGATTTGGGGAGTAAGAACAGGAGGTTGCTCAACACGGAGAAGATAATTTTCAAGGCTGAGAGGACCAGGCCG GTTTATGTTCTTGTCATGGTGGAGCCTGAGGGTGTGGTTGCAAAGCCAAATGTGCCAGAGCGAGAGCTTGCCCTGTTCAACATTG TTTGCGACGAACTTTTGCTCGGGATCCCACATTTTGCCTGGTGGGTGGGAGCTGCAGCATTAATTTGCATTGTGTTGGCATCAATAGCACCATATTTCCTCCCGCTGCACAAGCTACTTAACTATGAAGCTGCAGAATTGAGCAGCGTTGATGCAGCTAAGCTTTCCTGA
- the LOC125513609 gene encoding uncharacterized protein LOC125513609 isoform X1, translating into MPSPPPSLSSLCRCLCFLLTILFLLSSARSSLEEARALSVGDELVGETIPLRYGRRLYRLAELRPPAWYEIKISYPTSIPSSFSIRLVNGPNAVEDLGSKNRRLLNTEKIIFKAERTRPVYVLVMVEPEGVVAKPNVPERELALFNIVCDELLLGIPHFAWWVGAAALICIVLASIAPYFLPLHKLLNYEAAELSSVDAAKLS; encoded by the exons ATGCCATCTCCGCCGCCTTCACTCTCATCGCTATGCCGCTGCCTGTGCTTCCTCCTGACCATCCTCTTCCTGCTCTCCTCCGCGCGCAG CAGCCTGGAGGAGGCCAGGGCCCTTAGCGTCGGCGATGAGCTGGTGGGCGAGACCATCCCGCTTCGCTACGGCCGGAGGCTCTACAGGCTCGCCGAGCTACGGCCGCCCGCGTGGTACGAAATCAAGATCTCCTACCCGACCTCC ATACCGTCCAGCTTCTCGATTCGCCTCGTGAACGGTCCTAATGCCGTTGAGGATTTGGGGAGTAAGAACAGGAGGTTGCTCAACACGGAGAAGATAATTTTCAAGGCTGAGAGGACCAGGCCG GTTTATGTTCTTGTCATGGTGGAGCCTGAGGGTGTGGTTGCAAAGCCAAATGTGCCAGAGCGAGAGCTTGCCCTGTTCAACATTG TTTGCGACGAACTTTTGCTCGGGATCCCACATTTTGCCTGGTGGGTGGGAGCTGCAGCATTAATTTGCATTGTGTTGGCATCAATAGCACCATATTTCCTCCCGCTGCACAAGCTACTTAACTATGAAGCTGCAGAATTGAGCAGCGTTGATGCAGCTAAGCTTTCCTGA